A genome region from Lucilia cuprina isolate Lc7/37 chromosome 3, ASM2204524v1, whole genome shotgun sequence includes the following:
- the LOC111678229 gene encoding probable phosphorylase b kinase regulatory subunit alpha isoform X7: MRSRSNSGVRLDYYQRIVHRLIMSHQEPVTGLFPASNINSHAWIRDNVYCILAVWGLSMAYKKIADQDEDRAKCYELEQSCVKLMRGLLMAMMNQKDKVEKFKITQNPLDSLHAKYSSKNGQPVVGDAEWGHLQIDAVSLYLLILAQMTASGLQIVFSLDEVSFIQNLVFYIESAYCIPDYGIWERGDKTNHGEPELNASSIGMAKAALEAMNELDLFGARGGPASVIHVLADEAHKCQAVLQSMLPRESNSKELDSGLLCVIGFPAFAVDDPQLIRNTKDAILHRLQGKYGCKRFLRDGYRTPKEDPTRLYYERWELRMFENIECEWPLFYCYLILFHAFQSDKLAVKEYADRLEQIMVRGDDGILLIPESYAVTHDTVPQEYQMPGSQPREVVGRCPFLWGQSLFILGRLLQEGFLAVGELDPLNRRLGAQKKPDVVVQVVIIAEDNEIRDKLAEYDLHVQTIAEVAPIEVQPARVLSHLYTYLGRNRKLGLTGRKSRDVGILSTSKLYSLKDRIFAFTPQHIDYEEYYTTRDPDLLASNFTTNLAFLTNNWRHMLGRPTITLMATHYMLDQDRIPLAMIQTMRKLKSGYINGTRVMLGNLKDFLNTSAITDLSFLGSTEDGYPDRLHPDVQTYLDEHLLRSFSHRNTMNLRGGQLRPRHLRRRMSCKGAIKKTRSINVDSDNLGMEGPTPLTERRLSSIVPPPWLQANQQTPLNSFTITPEGSSTNTNQNRSEVLIRENIYPIDINHSRSAIEKRSEFARQQEINNVPKILVQRHRTDTNFADTEVEELIAMLRETENLEEQGDILQYLVDTQGLDFNTGMLEEGRVVTVRDLLKGLYEKACQQKLWGLVRHTAGMLGKRVEDLAKAVTDLLVRQKQVTVGMPPNNEFTITAPLPEADLRQLIHDAYGDDESTAMLTQELMVYLAMFIRTEPQLFHEMLRLRVGLIIQVMAKELSRTLNCDGEAASEHLLNLSPFEMKNLLYHILSGKEFAVSSVARGNLSIVSCKSSRVSKKSQIGLGDPEGEDALIASIDDRQGQWLRRRRLDGALNRVPRDFYSRVWSVLEKCQGLAIEGRILQQSLTQEMTPGELKFALEVETALNQIPQPEYRQLVVEALMVLTLVTEHNMVPNLGGIIYVEHLVHKANQLFLEDQRKVQGDATLCCAKSKDGKEQHQAASGMLLCGGAAYICQHLYDSAPSGSYGTMTYMARAVALVLDCLPKHGEMECAIS, encoded by the exons atgcGTTCACGCAGCAATTCAGGCGTACGCCTGGACTATTACCAACGTATTGTTCATCGCTTGATTATGAGCCACCAGGAGCCCGTAACGGGTTTATTTCCAGCATCCAATATTAATTCGCATGCCTGGATCAGAGATAATGTATATTGCATATTAGCAGTATGGGGTCTGTCGATGGCCTACAAAAAGATAGCGGATCAGGATGAAGATCGTGCCAAATGCTATGAACTAGAACAAAGTTGTGTTAAATTAATGCGTGGTCTCTTAATGGCCATGATGAATCAAAAGGATAAAgtggaaaagtttaaaataactcAAAATCCATTGGATTCTCTACATGCAAAGTACTCTAGCAAAAACGGACAACCTGTTGTGGGTGATGCTGAATGGGGCCATTTACAAATCGATGCGGTGTCATTGTATCTTTTAATTTTGGCACAAATGACAGCATCGGGTCTTCAAATTGTTTTCTCCTTAGATGAAGTatcatttatacaaaatttagtcTTCTATATTGAATCGGCCTACTGTATTCCCGATTATGGCATCTGGGAACGTGGAGACAAAACAAATCATGGTGAACCAGAACTAAATGCCAGTTCCATTGGTATGGCTAAGGCTGCTCTTGAGGCCATGAACGAATTAGATCTATTTGGTGCTCGCGGTGGTCCCGCTAGTGTTATACATGTATTGGCTGATGAGGCACACAAGTGTCAAGCTGTTCTACAATCAATGTTACCGCGTGAATCCAATAGTAAAGAACTTGATTCGGGACTTTTATGTGTTATTGGATTTCCAGCCTTTGCTGTCGACGACCCACAATTGATACGTAATACCAAAGATGCCATCTTACATCGTTTACAAGGTAAATACGGTTGTAAACGTTTCCTACGTGATGGCTATCGTACACCCAAAGAGGATCCCACACGTTTGTACTACGAAAGATGGGAATTGCGTATGTTTGAGAATATTGAATGTGAATGgccattattttattgttatttgatATTGTTCCATGCATTTCAATCTGATAAGTTGGCCGTTAAAGAGTATGCAGATCGTTTGGAG CAAATAATGGTTCGTGGAGATGATGGTATACTTTTAATACCCGAGAGTTATGCGGTAACACATGATACTGTACCACAAGAATATCAAATGCCAGGATCACAACCAAGAGAAGTTGTAGGACGCTGTCCATTTTTGTGGGGTCAATCTCTATTCATTTTAGGCAGATTATTACAAGAG ggCTTTCTAGCGGTGGGTGAATTAGATCCCCTCAATCGTCGTTTGGGTGCTCAGAAAAAGCCAGATGTTGTCGTACAGGTTGTTATAATTGCTGAAGATAATGAAATACGTGATAAATTGGCTGAATATGATTTGCATGTACAAACCATAGCTGAGGTGGCACCAATTGAAGTTCAACCAGCTCGTGTTTTAAGTCATTTGTATACGTATTTGGGTAGAAATCGTAAATTGGGTTTGACTGGTCGTAAGTCTCGTGATGTGGGTATATTAAGTACGAGTAAATTGTATTCGTTAAAAGATAGAATATTTGCTTTTACGCCACAG caTATCGATTATGAAGAATATTACACCACACGTGATCCTGACTTGCTTGCAAGTAATTTCACCACCAATTTAGCTTTCCTAACAAATAATTGGCGTCATATGTTAGGAAGACCCACAATAACTTTAATGGCAACACACTATATGCTAG ATCAAGATAGAATACCCTTGGCCATGATACAAACAATGCGTAAACTAAAATCGGGTTATATTAATGGTACTCGTGTTATGTTGGGCAATCTTAAGGACTTCCTGAATACATCGGCTATAACTGATTTAAGCTTTTTGGGAAGTACCGAAGATGGTTATCCCGATCGTTTACATCCCGATGTACAGACATATTTGGATGAACATTTATTGCGTTCATTTAGTCATCGTAATACTATGAACCTAAGAGGTGGTCAACTGCGTCCCCGACATTTAAGACGACGCATGTCCTGCAAAGGAGCTATTAAGAAAACTAGATCTATTAACGTAGATT CTGATAACTTGGGTATGGAGGGTCCTACACCTTTGACCGAAAGACGTTTATCATCGATTGTACCACCACCTTGGTTACAGGCTAATCAACAGACCCCATTAAATTCATTCACCATCACACCTGAGGGAAGTTCTACTAATACGAATCAAAATCGTTCGGAGGTGTTGATACGTGAGAATATTTATCCAATTGATATCAATCATAGTCGTTCAGCCATTGAAAAACGCAGTGAGTTTGCTAGACAACAAGAAA TCAACAATGTTCCTAAAATTCTTGTGCAACGCCATCGTACGGATACAAATTTTGCCGATACAGAAGTGGAAGAGTTAATAGCCATGCTAAGAGAAACGGAAAATTTAGAAGAACAAGGTGATATCTTACAATATTTAGTTGATACCCAAGGATTAGATTTCAATACAG GCATGCTGGAAGAGGGACGTGTCGTTACTGTACGCGATTTACTCAAGGGCTTATACGAAAAGGCTTGTCAGCAAAAACTCTGGGGTTTGGTACGTCATACCGCCGGTATGTTGGGTAAGCGAGTGGAGGATTTAGCCAAAGCAGTTACCGATTTGTTGGTACGTCAGAAACAAGTGACCGTGGGCATGCCACCGAATAATGAGTTTACCATAACGGCTCCCTTGCCCGAAGCTGATTTAAGGCAGTTGATACATGAT GCTTATGGTGATGATGAAAGTACCGCTATGTTGACACAAGAATTAATGGTTTATTTGGCCATGTTTATACGCACCGAACCACAGTTGTTCCATGAAATGTTACGTCTTAGAGTTGGTCTTATTATCCAAGTTATGGCTAAAGAGTTATCACGTACTTTGAATTGCGATGGTGAAGCGGCCTCGGAACATTTGTTGAATTTGTCACcgtttgaaatgaaaaatcttttatatcaTATTCTAAGTGGCAAAGAATTTGCTGTAAGCAGTG tggCTCGTGGTAATCTATCCATTGTTAGCTGTAAATCCAGTCGTGTTAGCAAGAAGAGTCAAATTGGTTTGGGTGATCCGGAGGGTGAAGATGCCCTAATCGCCAGCATTGACGATAGACAGGGACAATGGTTACGTAGACGTCGTCTAGATGGTGCTCTTAATCGTGTACCACGTGATTTCTATTCGCGTGTCTGGTCAGTTTTGGAAAAATGTCAAGGTTTGGCCATAGAAGGTCGTATTCTACAACAGAGTTTAACTCAAGAAATGACTCCTGGCGAGTTAAAGTTTGCCTTGGAAGTTGAGACAGCCTTAAATCAAATTCCCCAACCAGAATATCGTCAATTGGTGGTGGAGGCTTTAATGGTTTTGACTCTGGTAACCGAACATAATATGGTACCAAATTTGGGTGGTATTATATATGTCGAACATTTGGTGCATAAAGCCAATCAATTGTTTTTGGAAGATCAACGTAAGGTTCAGGGTGATGCTACTCTCTGCTGTGCCAAATCCAAAGATGGTAAAGAACAACATCAGGCTGCCTCTGGTATGTTGTTGTGTGGTGGTGCTGCATATATTTGTCAACATTTGTACGATAG tgCTCCCAGTGGCAGTTATGGCACTATGACTTATATGGCACGTGCTGTTGCTTTGGTCTTGGATTGTCTTCCCAAACACGGTGAAATGGAATGCGCCATTTCCTAA
- the LOC111678229 gene encoding probable phosphorylase b kinase regulatory subunit alpha isoform X1 has protein sequence MRSRSNSGVRLDYYQRIVHRLIMSHQEPVTGLFPASNINSHAWIRDNVYCILAVWGLSMAYKKIADQDEDRAKCYELEQSCVKLMRGLLMAMMNQKDKVEKFKITQNPLDSLHAKYSSKNGQPVVGDAEWGHLQIDAVSLYLLILAQMTASGLQIVFSLDEVSFIQNLVFYIESAYCIPDYGIWERGDKTNHGEPELNASSIGMAKAALEAMNELDLFGARGGPASVIHVLADEAHKCQAVLQSMLPRESNSKELDSGLLCVIGFPAFAVDDPQLIRNTKDAILHRLQGKYGCKRFLRDGYRTPKEDPTRLYYERWELRMFENIECEWPLFYCYLILFHAFQSDKLAVKEYADRLEQIMVRGDDGILLIPESYAVTHDTVPQEYQMPGSQPREVVGRCPFLWGQSLFILGRLLQEGFLAVGELDPLNRRLGAQKKPDVVVQVVIIAEDNEIRDKLAEYDLHVQTIAEVAPIEVQPARVLSHLYTYLGRNRKLGLTGRKSRDVGILSTSKLYSLKDRIFAFTPQHIDYEEYYTTRDPDLLASNFTTNLAFLTNNWRHMLGRPTITLMATHYMLDQDRIPLAMIQTMRKLKSGYINGTRVMLGNLKDFLNTSAITDLSFLGSTEDGYPDRLHPDVQTYLDEHLLRSFSHRNTMNLRGGQLRPRHLRRRMSCKGAIKKTRSINVDSDNLGMEGPTPLTERRLSSIVPPPWLQANQQTPLNSFTITPEGSSTNTNQNRSEVLIRENIYPIDINHSRSAIEKRSEFARQQEINNVPKILVQRHRTDTNFADTEVEELIAMLRETENLEEQGDILQYLVDTQGLDFNTAGLGLKQKSSSSSSSSSVIDPTLVEESTYDELAFKSTASKPPLPPSALLVVPHDEPASFNNTNNVNVINSSHSEGMLEEGRVVTVRDLLKGLYEKACQQKLWGLVRHTAGMLGKRVEDLAKAVTDLLVRQKQVTVGMPPNNEFTITAPLPEADLRQLIHDAYGDDESTAMLTQELMVYLAMFIRTEPQLFHEMLRLRVGLIIQVMAKELSRTLNCDGEAASEHLLNLSPFEMKNLLYHILSGKEFAVSSVARGNLSIVSCKSSRVSKKSQIGLGDPEGEDALIASIDDRQGQWLRRRRLDGALNRVPRDFYSRVWSVLEKCQGLAIEGRILQQSLTQEMTPGELKFALEVETALNQIPQPEYRQLVVEALMVLTLVTEHNMVPNLGGIIYVEHLVHKANQLFLEDQRKVQGDATLCCAKSKDGKEQHQAASGMLLCGGAAYICQHLYDSAPSGSYGTMTYMARAVALVLDCLPKHGEMECAIS, from the exons atgcGTTCACGCAGCAATTCAGGCGTACGCCTGGACTATTACCAACGTATTGTTCATCGCTTGATTATGAGCCACCAGGAGCCCGTAACGGGTTTATTTCCAGCATCCAATATTAATTCGCATGCCTGGATCAGAGATAATGTATATTGCATATTAGCAGTATGGGGTCTGTCGATGGCCTACAAAAAGATAGCGGATCAGGATGAAGATCGTGCCAAATGCTATGAACTAGAACAAAGTTGTGTTAAATTAATGCGTGGTCTCTTAATGGCCATGATGAATCAAAAGGATAAAgtggaaaagtttaaaataactcAAAATCCATTGGATTCTCTACATGCAAAGTACTCTAGCAAAAACGGACAACCTGTTGTGGGTGATGCTGAATGGGGCCATTTACAAATCGATGCGGTGTCATTGTATCTTTTAATTTTGGCACAAATGACAGCATCGGGTCTTCAAATTGTTTTCTCCTTAGATGAAGTatcatttatacaaaatttagtcTTCTATATTGAATCGGCCTACTGTATTCCCGATTATGGCATCTGGGAACGTGGAGACAAAACAAATCATGGTGAACCAGAACTAAATGCCAGTTCCATTGGTATGGCTAAGGCTGCTCTTGAGGCCATGAACGAATTAGATCTATTTGGTGCTCGCGGTGGTCCCGCTAGTGTTATACATGTATTGGCTGATGAGGCACACAAGTGTCAAGCTGTTCTACAATCAATGTTACCGCGTGAATCCAATAGTAAAGAACTTGATTCGGGACTTTTATGTGTTATTGGATTTCCAGCCTTTGCTGTCGACGACCCACAATTGATACGTAATACCAAAGATGCCATCTTACATCGTTTACAAGGTAAATACGGTTGTAAACGTTTCCTACGTGATGGCTATCGTACACCCAAAGAGGATCCCACACGTTTGTACTACGAAAGATGGGAATTGCGTATGTTTGAGAATATTGAATGTGAATGgccattattttattgttatttgatATTGTTCCATGCATTTCAATCTGATAAGTTGGCCGTTAAAGAGTATGCAGATCGTTTGGAG CAAATAATGGTTCGTGGAGATGATGGTATACTTTTAATACCCGAGAGTTATGCGGTAACACATGATACTGTACCACAAGAATATCAAATGCCAGGATCACAACCAAGAGAAGTTGTAGGACGCTGTCCATTTTTGTGGGGTCAATCTCTATTCATTTTAGGCAGATTATTACAAGAG ggCTTTCTAGCGGTGGGTGAATTAGATCCCCTCAATCGTCGTTTGGGTGCTCAGAAAAAGCCAGATGTTGTCGTACAGGTTGTTATAATTGCTGAAGATAATGAAATACGTGATAAATTGGCTGAATATGATTTGCATGTACAAACCATAGCTGAGGTGGCACCAATTGAAGTTCAACCAGCTCGTGTTTTAAGTCATTTGTATACGTATTTGGGTAGAAATCGTAAATTGGGTTTGACTGGTCGTAAGTCTCGTGATGTGGGTATATTAAGTACGAGTAAATTGTATTCGTTAAAAGATAGAATATTTGCTTTTACGCCACAG caTATCGATTATGAAGAATATTACACCACACGTGATCCTGACTTGCTTGCAAGTAATTTCACCACCAATTTAGCTTTCCTAACAAATAATTGGCGTCATATGTTAGGAAGACCCACAATAACTTTAATGGCAACACACTATATGCTAG ATCAAGATAGAATACCCTTGGCCATGATACAAACAATGCGTAAACTAAAATCGGGTTATATTAATGGTACTCGTGTTATGTTGGGCAATCTTAAGGACTTCCTGAATACATCGGCTATAACTGATTTAAGCTTTTTGGGAAGTACCGAAGATGGTTATCCCGATCGTTTACATCCCGATGTACAGACATATTTGGATGAACATTTATTGCGTTCATTTAGTCATCGTAATACTATGAACCTAAGAGGTGGTCAACTGCGTCCCCGACATTTAAGACGACGCATGTCCTGCAAAGGAGCTATTAAGAAAACTAGATCTATTAACGTAGATT CTGATAACTTGGGTATGGAGGGTCCTACACCTTTGACCGAAAGACGTTTATCATCGATTGTACCACCACCTTGGTTACAGGCTAATCAACAGACCCCATTAAATTCATTCACCATCACACCTGAGGGAAGTTCTACTAATACGAATCAAAATCGTTCGGAGGTGTTGATACGTGAGAATATTTATCCAATTGATATCAATCATAGTCGTTCAGCCATTGAAAAACGCAGTGAGTTTGCTAGACAACAAGAAA TCAACAATGTTCCTAAAATTCTTGTGCAACGCCATCGTACGGATACAAATTTTGCCGATACAGAAGTGGAAGAGTTAATAGCCATGCTAAGAGAAACGGAAAATTTAGAAGAACAAGGTGATATCTTACAATATTTAGTTGATACCCAAGGATTAGATTTCAATACAG CCGGCTTAGgacttaaacaaaaatcatcaTCGTCCTCTTCCTCCTCTTCTG taattGATCCAACCCTTGTGGAGGAATCAACATACGATGAGTTAGCTTTTAAAAGTACTGCTTCGAAGCCTCCATTACCACCATCTGCACTGTTGGTGGTGCCCCATGATGAGCCAGCATCTTTTAATAATACCAACAATGTCAATGTTATTAATTCCTCTCACTCTGAAGGCATGCTGGAAGAGGGACGTGTCGTTACTGTACGCGATTTACTCAAGGGCTTATACGAAAAGGCTTGTCAGCAAAAACTCTGGGGTTTGGTACGTCATACCGCCGGTATGTTGGGTAAGCGAGTGGAGGATTTAGCCAAAGCAGTTACCGATTTGTTGGTACGTCAGAAACAAGTGACCGTGGGCATGCCACCGAATAATGAGTTTACCATAACGGCTCCCTTGCCCGAAGCTGATTTAAGGCAGTTGATACATGAT GCTTATGGTGATGATGAAAGTACCGCTATGTTGACACAAGAATTAATGGTTTATTTGGCCATGTTTATACGCACCGAACCACAGTTGTTCCATGAAATGTTACGTCTTAGAGTTGGTCTTATTATCCAAGTTATGGCTAAAGAGTTATCACGTACTTTGAATTGCGATGGTGAAGCGGCCTCGGAACATTTGTTGAATTTGTCACcgtttgaaatgaaaaatcttttatatcaTATTCTAAGTGGCAAAGAATTTGCTGTAAGCAGTG tggCTCGTGGTAATCTATCCATTGTTAGCTGTAAATCCAGTCGTGTTAGCAAGAAGAGTCAAATTGGTTTGGGTGATCCGGAGGGTGAAGATGCCCTAATCGCCAGCATTGACGATAGACAGGGACAATGGTTACGTAGACGTCGTCTAGATGGTGCTCTTAATCGTGTACCACGTGATTTCTATTCGCGTGTCTGGTCAGTTTTGGAAAAATGTCAAGGTTTGGCCATAGAAGGTCGTATTCTACAACAGAGTTTAACTCAAGAAATGACTCCTGGCGAGTTAAAGTTTGCCTTGGAAGTTGAGACAGCCTTAAATCAAATTCCCCAACCAGAATATCGTCAATTGGTGGTGGAGGCTTTAATGGTTTTGACTCTGGTAACCGAACATAATATGGTACCAAATTTGGGTGGTATTATATATGTCGAACATTTGGTGCATAAAGCCAATCAATTGTTTTTGGAAGATCAACGTAAGGTTCAGGGTGATGCTACTCTCTGCTGTGCCAAATCCAAAGATGGTAAAGAACAACATCAGGCTGCCTCTGGTATGTTGTTGTGTGGTGGTGCTGCATATATTTGTCAACATTTGTACGATAG tgCTCCCAGTGGCAGTTATGGCACTATGACTTATATGGCACGTGCTGTTGCTTTGGTCTTGGATTGTCTTCCCAAACACGGTGAAATGGAATGCGCCATTTCCTAA